CTGCAATAAAACGTTGCTGTTCTTCATACGCTTTTAGCTGATGCTGACGACGCTCCTGACGTAATTCCAGATAATGACTGTACTTGGCACGATAGTCATAAATCCGTCCCATCGTCACCTCAATGGTCCGATTCGTAATATTATCAACAAATGCTCTATCGTGCGAGATCACAATAACGGCTTTCGCCGAATTTACCAAGAAATCCTCAAGCCATTGAATACTCTCAATATCCATGTGATTCGTAGGCTCATCCAATAAGATCAAATCTGGCTTTTTTAGTAATATCTTAGCCAACTCGATGCGCATACGCCAGCCACCAGAAAATTCAGATGTTTGTCTAGTAAAATCCGTGCGCTCAAAACCAAGACCCTTCAATACCTTCTCGACCTCCGCGTCATAGTTGACTTCCTCAATCGAATAGAACTTTTCACTTAATTCGGAAACACGTTCGATCAATTGCATATAATCATCAGATTCATAATCCGTACGAATATTCAACTGCTCATTCAGGTTTTCCAACTCATCACGCATACCATAAACTTCTTCGAACGCCTTTGATGTTTCCTCAAAAACAGTCACGTTATCCTCTGTTAGCAAATGTTGTGGTAAATAGGCTATAATGGCATCTTTCGGACCAGCAACATTACCTGTCGTAGGTTTACCCACTCCAGCAATAATTTTCAACAAGGTGGACTTACCAGCACCATTTTTGCCCATCAATGCGATCTTGTCATTCTCATTGATGGAGAAAGATACATCTGAAAAAAGAGTTGTTCCCCCAAAGGAAACAGAAATATTATTTACGTCAATCACTGTATATACACTTAATTTTGGCACAAAGATAAGCGAATCAATCTTATAAATAGACAATGGTGCATTTTTGTGTATCTTTGCGCCATGCGTTTTGATATTATTACGGTCTTACCAGACCTGCTGGAAAGTCCATTTGCACACTCCATTTTGCAACGAGCAAAAAACAAAGGTTTGGCTGAAATACATGTTCACAACTTAAGAGACTATTCAACCAATAAACACAAAAGTGTCGATGATTATCCCTACGGCGGCGGATCCGGTATGGTTCTCCAAATCGAGCCTTTTGCAAAGTGTATTGAGCAATTGCAATCCGAGCGGGTGTACGATGAGATCATCTATATGACTCCAGACGGTGAAACATTCAATCAGGATATTGCGAACGGACTATCTACAAAAGGAAATATGATGATCCTTTGTGGACATTATAAGGGCATTGATCAACGTATCCGTGATATTTATGTAACAAAAGAGATTTCAGTCGGTGACTATGTGCTATCTGGCGGAGAACTTCCAGCCGCAATTGTTACAGACGCTATTATCAGATTGATTCCTGGCGTATTATCAGATGAAACTTCCGCTCTTTCCGATTCATTTCAGGATGGATTGCTCGACGCACCAATCTATACACGCCCTGCAGAGTGGAAAGGCCATAAAGTACCAGCTATTCTACTTAGTGGTCACGAAGCAAAAATTGCAGCCTGGAAGGATGAACAACAGTTAAAAAGGACACAAGAAAGACGTCCTGATTTATTAAATGATTAAGAAATAAGGGGAATTTTTGTTTTTTTGTCACAAAAAGTTTGCTTATTTATTTTTTTTTATAAATTTGTGTAATAATGACACGAAGATATACAAATACAAATTGGTGGTGGCCTGGAGCAATAAGCATCGGGAATCAATTGGTATTGTTATAATATTTCATAATCAACCAAAACCATTTATGGAAATTCCAACCCCGATGCTAACCAGTATCGGGGTTTTTTTATGCATAAATTTACAACAAGAAGATAAGACACAAAAAATGAAGTATACATTCAAAACAAAAAGCAGAAAGTTGCTTGCGGATACAACTACGCCAGTGAGCATCTATCTTCGTCTAAGAGATATCTTTCCAAACTCATTGCTATTGGAAAGCTCCGACTATCATAGCCGCGACAATAACATTAGCTACATCTGTTGCCAGCCAATTGCCGGGATCCAGCTCGATGAAAAAGAGCTAACGCTTACCTATCCCAACAGCGAGCGTACCGTAAAAAATGCGAAGGAAATCGAATTACGTCAGGAAGTATCCGATTTTAGAAATTCCTTCGAAGACCATACAATCGCCGAACTTAACCTCATTTCCAATGGCTTATTTGGATATTTCACCTTCGATTGTATCGAACACTTTGAAGATATCAAACTGACCACTTCGCCAGATCCGGCGCGGAAAATACCATTTATGCAATATCATATCTACAAATATGTCATTGCTATTGACCACTTCCGAAACCAACTCTACATCTTTGAACACCTGCTGGATGACGAAGAATCAGAACTCGAAAGAATGCAGTTTCTAATTCAGAACAAAAACTTTCCTGAATATTCCTTTAAACTTGCCGGCGAAGAAAGCTCCAATCGTACCGATGAAGAGCACCGTCAGTTGGTCAAGAAAATGAAAGAACATATCCAACGTGGCGATGTTTTTCAGATTGTTCCATCCAGAGGGTTTAAAACACCGTTCTCTGGTGATGAATTCAATGTCTATCGTGCATTGCGATCCATCAATCCCTCACCTTACCTTTTCTATTTCGATTACGGTGATTTTAAACTTTTCGGATCCTCGCCAGAAGCGCAATTACGCATTCACGGAAAACAGGCAACCATCTTCCCCATTGCAGGAACATTCAAACGTACGGGCAACATGGAGGAAGATCAGAAAATTGCCTCTAGACTCAAAGAAGATCCAAAGGAAACTTCTGAACACGTTATGCTTGTCGATCTTGCCCGCAATGACTTAAGTAGACATTGTACACAAGTTAAAGTTGAGTCCTACATGGAACCGCAATATTACTCCCATATTATCCATCTGGTCTCCAAAGTAACGGGCAGATTGAAAGATAACATCAATCCGTTTGACATTGTAGGCGATACATATCCCGCCGGCACATTGTCGGGGGCACCAAAACATATGGCGCTGACCTTAATCGATCGCTATGAAGGATTGCAACGTTCTTTTTATTCCGGTGCAATTGGATTTATGGGTTTTAACGGAGACTTTAATCACGCGATTATGATTCGTTCCTTCCTAAGCAAACAAAACACCTTACATTACCAAGCAGGCGGTGGTATTGTTCTCGATTCAGATCCTGAAATGGAACTTCAAGAAGTAAATAACAAAATCGCTGCATTGCGAAAAGCACTACAACTAGCAGAAACATTATGATCAGACCATTGGAATACTGCGTCGATAAGCATCATATCCGCACGTCAATAGATACCATTGATAACCGCATTGTGGAGCTATTGGCCCTGCGAAAATCCTATATTGACAAAGGCAAATCGCTAGACGATGAGCAAGCAGAAGAACAGCCACCAATTCGGAATTTAAACAATCATTATGGGGTACTAGCAAAAAAATTTAATTTGCCTACTGAATTTATTCAATCCATATTCCAAGAAATTGAACACTACATTCATCAAGATTTTATAGCAAAAGGTTATGAGCAACAATAAAATAGTCGTTATAGATAACTACGATTCATTCACTTACAACTTAGTCCATTTATTACAGGAGTTAGATCAAGAGTATGTTGTATGGAGAAATGATAAGTTTAAACTGGAAGATATTGATGCTTTCGATAAGATACTTCTTTCCCCCGGTCCAGGTATTCCGGAAGAAGCAGGGCTACTGCTTGATGTCATCCGCACCTATGCCCCGCACAAAAGTATATTGGGTATTTGCTTAGGCCAACAGGCTATTGCGGAGGTATTTGGAGGCACACTGTTCAATATGGAGAAACCCTTACATGGCGTGGCAACAAATATCACCGTTACTGATGAATCGGAAAAGCTATTCCAAGACTTCCCAAAAGATTCGAAAATTGGACGCTACCACTCTTGGGCCGTAAGTAAAAATACATTACCGACATGCCTTAAGGTAACAGCAGTTGATGAGAATGGCATTATTATGGCCTTAACCCATACTGAATACGATGTTAGGGGGATGCAATTCCATCCAGAATCTGTACTGACTACAAATGGTAAGAAATTAATTCAAAATTGGTTGGGAATCTAAAACCTAAAAAAATGACTATACTTGATAAAATCATTGAACGAAAAAAAGTAGAAGTAGAAAAAGCAAAAGCACTAGTTCCGTTGGAACAGCTATTAAACTACCCCTATTTCAGTGTAGCTTGTCTTTCACTGAGAGAATCTATTCTTGATCCTGAAAAAACAGGAATCATCGCCGAGTATAAAAGAGCATCACCATCAAAAGGAGACATCAACAATACTGCTGCGGTTGAAGATGTTGTTAAGGCATACGAGGAGGCAGGTGCTTCAGCAGTGTCTGTCCTTACTGACGGAGAGTTTTTCAAAGGAAATTTAGCGGATCTATCGAAAGCCCGTGAAGCAATCAGTATCCCTATCTTAAGAAAAGAATTTATCGTGGATAAATATCAAATCACTGAAGCTAAGGCCTATGGTGCAGACGTCATTCTTTTAATCGCTGCATGCCTGAAAAAGGAAGAAGTA
The genomic region above belongs to Sphingobacterium zeae and contains:
- a CDS encoding anthranilate synthase component I family protein yields the protein MKYTFKTKSRKLLADTTTPVSIYLRLRDIFPNSLLLESSDYHSRDNNISYICCQPIAGIQLDEKELTLTYPNSERTVKNAKEIELRQEVSDFRNSFEDHTIAELNLISNGLFGYFTFDCIEHFEDIKLTTSPDPARKIPFMQYHIYKYVIAIDHFRNQLYIFEHLLDDEESELERMQFLIQNKNFPEYSFKLAGEESSNRTDEEHRQLVKKMKEHIQRGDVFQIVPSRGFKTPFSGDEFNVYRALRSINPSPYLFYFDYGDFKLFGSSPEAQLRIHGKQATIFPIAGTFKRTGNMEEDQKIASRLKEDPKETSEHVMLVDLARNDLSRHCTQVKVESYMEPQYYSHIIHLVSKVTGRLKDNINPFDIVGDTYPAGTLSGAPKHMALTLIDRYEGLQRSFYSGAIGFMGFNGDFNHAIMIRSFLSKQNTLHYQAGGGIVLDSDPEMELQEVNNKIAALRKALQLAETL
- a CDS encoding anthranilate synthase component II, whose product is MSNNKIVVIDNYDSFTYNLVHLLQELDQEYVVWRNDKFKLEDIDAFDKILLSPGPGIPEEAGLLLDVIRTYAPHKSILGICLGQQAIAEVFGGTLFNMEKPLHGVATNITVTDESEKLFQDFPKDSKIGRYHSWAVSKNTLPTCLKVTAVDENGIIMALTHTEYDVRGMQFHPESVLTTNGKKLIQNWLGI
- the trmD gene encoding tRNA (guanosine(37)-N1)-methyltransferase TrmD — encoded protein: MRFDIITVLPDLLESPFAHSILQRAKNKGLAEIHVHNLRDYSTNKHKSVDDYPYGGGSGMVLQIEPFAKCIEQLQSERVYDEIIYMTPDGETFNQDIANGLSTKGNMMILCGHYKGIDQRIRDIYVTKEISVGDYVLSGGELPAAIVTDAIIRLIPGVLSDETSALSDSFQDGLLDAPIYTRPAEWKGHKVPAILLSGHEAKIAAWKDEQQLKRTQERRPDLLND
- the trpC gene encoding indole-3-glycerol phosphate synthase TrpC; amino-acid sequence: MTILDKIIERKKVEVEKAKALVPLEQLLNYPYFSVACLSLRESILDPEKTGIIAEYKRASPSKGDINNTAAVEDVVKAYEEAGASAVSVLTDGEFFKGNLADLSKAREAISIPILRKEFIVDKYQITEAKAYGADVILLIAACLKKEEVQEFAAYAKQIGLNVLLEVHNEQELLDNLFEEIDAIGVNNRNLKDFSVDLQHSYDLLNQIPTEYIKVSESGISDPSTIKNLKKAGFQGFLIGENFMKTTDPGQAIKDFVKEI
- a CDS encoding isochorismate pyruvate-lyase yields the protein MIRPLEYCVDKHHIRTSIDTIDNRIVELLALRKSYIDKGKSLDDEQAEEQPPIRNLNNHYGVLAKKFNLPTEFIQSIFQEIEHYIHQDFIAKGYEQQ